TTAATTGGCTCTGATGTGGCCGCAGAGTTTCTATCCCGTATCCTTGCTCAGGCAGAGCGCAAGCGTCTCCTGTCCCGAGAGCACTTCACCGTTGACGGCACCTTGATTGAGGCATGGGCCTCCATCAAGAGCTTCAAGCCCAAAGACGGTCCGCCATCTGCCGGTGGTGGCAAAAATAAATCAGTTGATTTCAAAGGCAAACAACTCAAAAACGACACTCATTCTTCCAGCACTGATCCAAACGCCAGACTGTACCGCAAGGGCAACACCAAAGAGGCCAAGCTCTGCTACCAGGGACACACCTTGATGGAGAATAGAAACGGTCTGATCGTCAAGACCAGCGTCACCACGGCAACCGGTACCGGAGAGCGTGAAGCCGCCAAGGCCATGATCAGACAATTGCCTCGTACTACCCGGCGTATCACCGTCGGTGCAGACAAAGGATACGACACCGAAGGCTTTGTCAAAGAGCTCAGGCAAATCAACGTCACGCCGCATGTGGCTCAGAACAACACCAGAAGGAAATCAGGCATTGATGGCAGAACCACCGCTCATCCGAATTACAGCATAAGCCAAAGGATCAGAAAACGGATCGAGGAAGGCTTTGGCTGGATGAAGACCATCGGCAGACTGAGAAAGACCATGTATCGAGGCATTGAGAAGATTGCCTGGCAGCTTGATCTCCATGCAGCGGCCTACAACCTGGTACGCATGAAAAACCTGGGGCTCGGTGTCACCTGAGAGCGGCAAATCGGCCTTGGGGTGCATCAAGCATAGGCAAATAAAGTTGAAAAAGAGCAACACAACCGAAAACAGCGACATCTGAACAGCGAAGCAAACTTAAAAAATCAGCCGGCTGACTGGAACGGACTCAAATCGAGCCGATTTTCAACGACCTGCTAAAAGTGCATTATCAGCCTTGCGGGATTCACTGCTCTTGAAGCTGGCCTGTGCTATGTAGCTATTGTAGCCAGCAGCATCAAGCTCAAGTAATTTATCAGCCGCCTGCTGCTTGTCTGTATACCAATAATGCTTTAATTTACCTGCTGCCCCATCAAGTTGCGCCACGCAGTAAATGCCATCAGAAGGCAGTATGTGGTCTAACCATTCAACAGTAGTCATTAGCGGCCCCCTTTCAAGCGTTTGAACAGACTTGATCGTGTGGCCAAAAGATTACGGGCATTGCAGGCAAGGCCAGATTCAAACTCAATAACAACCTGAAGAACTTCCGGGGTACGCTTGAAGCAGAATACAGCAGGACCGCCACTGCCGAATTCAATCAGGCAGTTTTGTTTAGTAACGGTCTCAATAGCTGCAGCCACGTCAAGATTCTGGGTTGAAAATATCGTAGATCTGTTCATGGCTAACCCCCTAAACTTTCAAGGTGCGCCTGAATTGCGGACATCTTCCAGACCGTTGTTTTCTCTGAGAGCTTGAACGGTTTTGGGAATTTGCCTTTGGCCACATCATCCCAGATTTTTGATCTCGACACCGATAGAATCTGGGCTAACTCCTTCACTCGTACCAATCTGTCTTCCATTTTTTCTTCCTTCTGCGACCAGATAAAAAAATGCCGGTCGCCAGCAATAAATTGCCAACGAATCCGGCATCCTGAATCCAGTCCCAAAGGGAGTAAAAACAGTAAGCTCGGTGAAGGGGCTATAGAGGCGGTCGACTGCGTTTAGTCCCTGAGTTTTACTTTATACAGCTACTTCTTTCTGCTAAATGGCCTCAACAAGGGTTTACCTGAAAACTCGCCGTTACTCAGACGGAACGCTGCAACACCAGTAAATTTTTCCGGCAACAACTCTCTGAGTGGTTTCACAAAAGCCTCATCATAACTAGCACCAAGCATTAACCTGACAGAATCTTTTTCCTTGAACCGATCACGATCATCACCGGGGGCGCGAAAGCCGCCATTCGTCCAACGGGTTTCCACTTCACCCGAATAGCACGGGTCACCAATAATCGCCTGCAAGGCAAAATCAATGGCATGATCAAAACGTACCATAGTCACAACACCAGCAGCATTACGGCAAACTGCTTTCCTTGTACTACTGACCATGTTTTGCATAGGATCTCCTTGGGGGGATGGCGCTAGTGTTCTCTGGGCAAAATAAGTACCAGTTCCTCACTACCAGGTCAACAAAAAAGTTTAGTTATTTCAGATAGTAAGCCACGCTACACATCTTACAAATCTTGATAAGAATCATCGATCACAAACAATAATTGGGGAGGCAGGAAGATACAAGCAATCTGCTGGCAAATGGTAACGACCCGGTGTACGTTTTGAGGTAAGCAAATGTTTTTGGTGGTATATTTGGTGGTATATGCGCTTTTACAACTCATATTATTCAAGTAATAACAGCATTTTAAACATGTTTTTCGAATCCCTGCCTCGCCATAGAGTAATCCGGCATAGTCCGGCGAAACACAAAAGCCACGAGCAATCGTGGCTTTTGATCTTTGGAGAACCTGACAGCCCCACAACCCCCTACAGGCATCACGCGTTGTATAAGGGGGATTTTCCTACTGCGCTGGCGCCACCCAGCGCAGCAGGGCCATAGGAGTCAGTAATCTTCACATTGGTTGTCAACCACACTGCATTCATCACTCCCGCAGTTGCGAAGCGACATTATCCGTGCATTTCTCCCCCTGATACCCCAACCGATTCCATATGACTTGTTCGAGGCGGAAACAGCACCACACCGCTCAAAAGTCTGCAGCACCTGGCACTTGGTCCCCCCCTTGGAGATACATTTTGAGAGCGCGGCCTTAGCTGCTTCATTATCAGAAGAGGCCCCAACCACTATGGCAAATATCAGCGCCCCCCCTCCCCGGCTGTCATCAACAGCAATCGCACCCCGGGCACACGAGATGGATGGAGACAAGACAAACAGAACCAGGAACAGAATCAGGCATCTTTTGGGCATTTACCCCCCCTCCTTTAGCTGCTGCTCATGATAAGACTACCATTGACGAGTGGAGTGTCAACCTGCAGATCGTTCTCACACCCAGTGGCGGCGTAGCCAGCCTTCTAACGACGTTACGGAGCGACAATGTCACTGACAACTGCATAAGATGGGATTAGACCGCCTGAGCAGCTGCCTCTGACATCACGGACGCTGTTTATCTGCTAGGTTAGGGGCTGGATACCATTTTACCGCAACGAGCAGCCTCCCGCAGGGCTGTAAATCATGTCACTGGCGCATGTGTAGATTGTCATACAGAAAAAGGGTTACGCTTGTCAGCGTAACCCTTTTGATTTTGATGGTGCCCAGAGCCGGAGTCGAACCAGCGACACGTGGATTTTCAGTCCACTGCTCTACCTACTGAGCTATCTGGGCGAAGAGCTTTTGTTTATAGCCGTAGTCGCGACGCCTGTCAACATGAATTTATTTCTGCAATCGAATTGGCACGTAGTTGCAGAATGGCTCTTCAGCCATATAGTCACCATAGACCGCATCAGCCCTGGCCCGGCAGCCTCCGCAGACATTAATAAACTCGCATTCCCCACACTTCCCTTTATACGCCTTGAAATCACGTAGATCCTTAAATATCTCCGAATTCTCCCAGATCTCCCGGAAGGGGGTTGTCTTAACATTTCCAGCCACCCGGTGAAAGTACGAGCAGGGTTTGACATTACCAAAACAGTCAATCAGACAGATACTTTGTGCGGCAATACAGCCTTTCCCGCCACCCGTTGAGAAGGTGAGGCTTCTGCGCTCAAACTTGACCCCTTCCTGTTTTGCCCGTTGAGGCACAAAACGATAGTAGTGAGGTGCACAGGTGGGACGCATCAGTATATCATCCTCCAGCTTCTCCTGCTGGTAGTGCCACTCCAGTATCTCCTCGTAATCCTCTTTGCTGATCAGTTCGTTCATAATCTCTTCGCCGCGCCCGGTCGGCACGATCATGAACATATACCATGCTGTTGCCCCAAGGGACTTGGCAAGCTTGAAGGTTTCAGCGATGTCATGCTGATTACGCTTAGTAAACGATGAATTGATCAAAAATTTTTGACCGTTACGCCGAAACGCGTCTGCTGCGCGAACAACCCCCTCAAACGCACCGACACACTGGCGAAAATCATCATGTACAGCCGCAGTCGAACCATCCAGCGATAGCGACACCATCTTGATATCGGCCTGCTTCATCTTATGACAGACCTCATCAGTGACCAGCGCCCCGTTGGTTGCCATGCACATCCTCAGGCCGAGCGAGGTCCCATGTTCTGCCAGCTCAAAGATATCCGGACGCATCAACGGCTCGCCACCCGAAAGCACCACCACCGGCTTAGAAAATGCCGCAATCTCTTCGAGCAACCGCTTGCCTTCGTCGGTTGTAAAGTCTCCTTCTGAGGAAGTTGACTCAGAGGAACAGCGACAATGCACGCAACGCAGGTTACACTTTTGCGTTGTCTCCCAAGCAATCCATTTAGGTATATAGTCAGATGCCATGCAGCCTCCAGTTTCTGTACTCAGTTTCGTCATCGTATTTGATATTAGCCCAAAACTCAAGAGCGTCCTGAAACAGCCTGCCTTAACAACAGATCCGCGGTTAAATGAGCTTGAATCAGAAGCACTGTTCTGCTATACAAATTCGGTGGTTGTGTTACACAGCCGACTCGTTGCTGGCAGATAAGGAGATTCGCATGTCCAACTCGCAGATGGTCATGTATGATGAAGAGTTTCAGGAAATCAATATTGTCATTGAGCGACTCCTCAAAGATTCAAACTCAAAGGTCATCTTCCTTGTCGACAAAAACGGCCAGTTGATTTCCGGAGTCGGCGAGACTGAGCGGTTTGACACGACGTCACTTGCATCACTAACGGCAGGCAACATTGCCGCAACTGGCGGCCTTGCAAAACTGATCGGCGAAAAAGAGTTCTCCATCCTCTTCCACGAAGGAGAAAAAGACAACCTACATATTTCCATTGTTGGTGGCCGCGTCATTCTGGTTGTGTTGTTTGATAATCGTTCTTCGCTCGGGCTGGTAAGGTTACGGGTCAAAAAGGCCTCTGAAGAACTGTCTGTAATCTTTGAAAAGCTGATGAAGAAGTCGGATGAGAAAGTCAAGTCAGGCACTTCATTTCCTTTTGCTGAAATCACGGACGACGATATCGACAACCTGTTCAGCTAACCAGTTCCGCCGAGGTACGCTGCAATGTCATTCATCAACTATGCTTCACGCGAGATAAACTGCAAAATTGTCTATTACGGACCAGGTCTTTGCGGTAAAACCACTAATTTACAGCATGTTTACGCTAAAACAGCCCCAGAGGCCAAGGGCAAGATGATCAGCCTGGCAACGGAGACAGAAAGAACCCTCTTCTTTGACTTCCTGCCTTTGGCACTTGGCGAGATCAGAGGCTTCAAAACCCGCTTTCACCTGTACACGGTACCAGGACAGGTCTTTTATGACGCTTCCCGCAAACTGATCCTTAAAGGAGTTGACGGTATTGTCTTTGTCGCAGACTCTCAGGAAGAACGAATGGATGCCAACATCGAGTCACTCGACAACCTTCGTCACAACCTGAAAGAACAGGGCTATGACCTCGACAAGCTGCCCTACGTAGTCCAGTACAATAAGCGAGACCTTCCCAATGCTGTTTCTGTTGATGAGCTACGCAGGGAGCTAAACCCCACGAATGTACCTGATTTTGAGGCCTGTGCCTCAACCGGAGAAGGCGTTTTTGAAACCTTGAAAGCCGTAGCCAAATTAATTCTTGTTGATCTCAAAAAAGGTCGCTAAAAGTTAGCCCATAGCACCGCACAGCCAGAAAAATCTTGCATTTGTTGTCCGAATCAAGTATAGCTGTAAGTCCTTTTACACAGGGAGAGATGGCCGAGTAGGTCGAAGGCGCTCGCCTGCTAAGCGAGTATACTGGGAAACCGGTATCGAGGGTTCGAATCCCTCTCTCTCCGCCACTTACACAGTTAATATGCGCTTGTAGCTCAGCTGGATAGAGTACCAGACTACGAATCTGGGTGTCGGGAGTTCGAATCTCTCCAAGCGCGCCATTTAAAAGGGCTAGATTTCATCTAGCCCTTTCCTGTATCATACGAGCAATCTTTAACTACAGTACCAGGAGGTACGTCGGGCGCTGGTGGCCCGCGCGGTCTTCAAAACCGTTGAGAGGGGTGAGAAACTCCTTTGGCAGGTTCGATTCCTGTGTACCTCCGCCATACACAAAAAAGGCGCCTCCGGAAATGGAGGCGCCTTTTTTGTGTATATAGTCAGTAACAGAAGAGCGCTAGATCAGCTTTACGGCCTGTTGAGCAAACTGGAGGATCATGGAAGGAATGATTCCAGGGATCAATGAACCGGCTGCAGAGACAACCAGCGCAAGGGCCACAGGTGCCGTAACATTGAACCAGTCAAACTCTTCCTCGCCAGGCTTAAAGTACATGTACACAATCACACGCAGGTAATAGTACACAGACGCTGCGCTGTTCAGCACACCGATAATGGCCAGCCAGATATAACCGGCCTGCACAGCACCGGAGAAGAGATAGAACTTACCGATGAAGCCTGCAGTAGGAGGCATACCGGCCAGCGAGAACATAAAAACAGTCATGGCAAGCGCAAGCAAGGGGCGCTTATGGCCAAGACCGGCATAATCCATAACAGTGCCGTTAGGCTCGCCCTTCTTACCTACCAGGACAATCACCGCAAATGCGCCGATGTTCATAAAGGTGTAGGAGAGCATATAGAACAGGATACCTGAGGTACCTGTTGCCGTTCCGGAGGCAAAACCTACGAGACAATAGCCGGCATGGGCAATTGAAGAGTACGCCAGCATCCGTTTGATATTGTCCTGACGAAGCGCGGTGAAGTTACCAACCGTCATGGTAAGTACAGCAAGAATCCAGAGCAGGTCACTCCAGTCGGCGATCATGGCAGGGAATGCAACCAGCAACAGACGCAACATGGCGGCAAAGCCAGCGGCCTTCGGGCCTGCAGACATGAAGGCGGTCATTGGGGTAGGAGCACCTTCGTAGACATCAGGAGTCCACATATGGAACGGAGCGGCAGCAATCTTGAACAGGAAGCCGGTAAGCATCAGGAACATGCCGATCAACAGCATGGTGTTGCTGGCGCCGCCTACCTGAGTGACAAGTGAGGCAATCTTGGCAACACGGGTCGTACCGGTGACACCATAAATGAGTGCCATACCGTAGAGCAGGAAACCGGTTGAAAAGGCGCCCAGCAGAAAATATTTCATGCCGGCTTCATTGGATTTGATACTATCACGATTAAAGCCTGCCAGCACATACAACGAGATGGACATCAGTTCCAGACCGAGGAAGATGGTCATCAGATCTGTTGCAGCAGCCATCAACATCATACCAACAGTAGTAAACAGGATGATTGGATACAACTCACCGTGGTTACACTCTTCACGGGACATGTATTGATCGCTGATCAGTACAGCAAGGCCTGCAGCCAACAGGAAGATAATCTTGAAGAAGATTGCAAAATTATCCAGCACCACTGAATCGCTGAAACTTGAAACAGTCGTACCCCAGCCGGTTACTGCGGCAAAACCTGCACCGACGATACCGATCAGGCTCAGCCAGGCGAGATAGCCTTTGGACTTGGAGGGAACGAAGACGTTAACCAGAAGAAGCGCCATACCGAGCACTGAGAGTATCACCTCAGGCATGATGACATTCAGGTTAATCGTCTGAAAGAGTTGAGCTACATTGATATCCATTTAACAATCCTCCAGGGCATTAACTCGTTCAACTAGTGGGCAGCAGGCTTGGCAGCGGCGGGTTCAGTTACAGGCTGCACCGGTGCAGCATGGTCAGCAGGTGCAGTTTCAGCAGCGGGCGCAACCGCAGGTACGGCAACCTTTGCAGTAGTGACCGGCTCAATTCTGGTATGGGCAATCACCTTCTTAATTGAAGGAGTCATCTTTTCGATGAAGGGGTTGGGGTAGACGCCCAGCACAAAAATCATAACCAGCAACGGAACCATAATTGCAATTTCACGCGCATTCAGATCAAGCAGCGCCTGGTTTTTAGGATTATCCAATTCACCAAACATAACACGCTGGAACATCCAGAGCATGTAGACGGCAGCAAAGATGACACCACTTGAAGCAACAATTGTCCACCAGCGCAGACTGCTTTCGAAACCACCGACCAGAATCAGGAACTCGCCGACGAAACCGTTCGTACCTGGAAGTGCAACTGAGGACAGGGTAACGATCATAAAGATGACAGCAAAGATCGGCATCTGCTTGGAGAGGCCACCGAAATCCGTGATAAGACGGGTGTGACGACGCTCATAGATAAAGCCAACGATAAGGAACAGTGCACCGGTTGAGATGCCGTGATTCAGGTTTTGCAGCAGCGCGCCAGTAACGCCCTGCTCGTTGAGGGCAAACAGGCCGAGCATCACAAAACCGAGGTGAGCAACCGATGAGTACGCAACCAGCTTTTTTACATCCTCCTGCACCATTGCCACCAAAGCAGCGTAAATGATACCGATCACCGCAAGTGTCGCAATCAGCGGCGTAAACTGATGGGTAGCCTCCGGGAAGAGCGGCATGGCAAAACGGATAAAACCGTAGGTACCCATCTTCAGCATAATGGCGGCCAGGATTACAGAACCTGCAGTCGGGGCCTCAGTGTGAGCATCAGGCAACCAGGTATGGACCGGAAACATAGGCACCTTGATGGCAAAGGCCAGAGCAAAGGCGGCAAACAGCCAGGTCTGTGTTGCAGGGTCGATCTTGAGATCAAAGAAGTGAACCAGACTGAAATCGGTAATGCCTGTCTTGGTACCCAGGAAATAGAGATAGATCAGAGCCACCAGCATCAGCAACGAACCGACAAGGGTGTAGATGAAGAACTTGACTGTTGCGTAAAGCCGGTTTTTGCCACCCCAGATACCGATCATGAAGTACATCGGGATCAGCATTAATTCCCAGAAGATGTAGAACAGGAACAGATCCAATGAAATAAACGCACCCAGCATTGCCGTTTCAAGGATCAGGAGGCAGATCATATACTCCTTGACCTTGTCCTCAACCGCAGTCCAGGTGGAGAGTACGGCAATAGGCATAATAAAGGTTGTAAGAATAACCAGCCAGAGACTGATACCGTCAATGCCGATATTGTAGCGCATGGCAAAGGGCCCGGCGGCAATCCAGGGTACATTCTCAACAAACTGATACTCTGCATTGGTTTGATAGCCGGTCAGAATTGGCAAACTGGCTATAAATGTGACCACCGTGGTCACTAAGGCGACACTGCGCAGTGCTCCATTGCTCCCCTTGGGGATGAAGAGCAGCAGAAGTACCCCCACGATGGGCAGGAAGGTCATCACGCTCAGAATGTTACTCATCGAATCTGCTCCTTTAGTACAAATTACAGAAGGTTAGTTACTTGAACAGGTAGTAGCCGATGATTACAACCACGCCGAAGGCCATGGACCAGGCATAATTGTAGATCTGACCGGTTTGCATGTAGCGGATAACTCCACCAAATGCCATAACCACGTGGGCAACACCATTAACAATACCGTCAACAACCAGAACATCGAAGCCTTTCCAGAGGAACCGGCCGAGAGCCTTACAAGGGTTGACGATCAGGAAATCATACAGTTCGTCAATGTACCACTTGTTATAGACAGCGCGATGCAGAGCAGGGAATGCGCTGGTAAACTTCTTGGGGATTTCTGGACTTGCGATGTAAAGCAGATAAGCAACGCTGATACCAACCACAGCAATTACCACTGAGGTGCCCATCAGACCCCACTCAAGTGCATGGCTGTGATGTCCGTGGTGGGTATGAGCCTGAATGTAGGCATTGGCATTGGCAAATACCGGCTCAAGGTAGTGCTCAAGATAGTTGGGAATACCGCCAAACAGATCACCGATCAGCTTTGGCAGACCGATATAACCACCAACAATGGAGAGAATTGCCAGTACAATCAACGGAAACACAATAACCATCGGTGATTCGTGCAGATGCTTTTCAGCCCCGGGCTTGATCCGGCACGAGCCGTGAAAGGTCATGAACACCAGGCGGAACATATAGAATGCGGTCATCAGTGCAGCACAAGCACCAAGTCCCCAGAGCAGCATGTTCAGGCCGCCATGCAGCGGGTTGGCAAAGGCCTGCCAGAGGATCTCGTCCTTGGAGAAGAAACCGGAGAAACCTGGGATACCTGCAATGGCAATGGTGGCAACTAGGAAGGTGCCGTAAGTCATGGGCATGTACTTGGCAAGCCCACCCATGTTGCGCATATCCTGTGCGTCATCATGTGAATGTACATGATGCAGTGCCCCATGCATGGAGTGGATGACAGCACCGGAACCAAGGAACAGACAGGCCTTGAAGAACGCATGGGTCATCAGGTGAAACACACCCGCAGTAAAGGCGCCAACACCCATGGCAAGGAACATGTAACCTAGCTGTGAGACCGTTGAATACGCCAGCACCCGCTTGATATCGTTCTGTGCAGTACCGATGGTTGCAGCAAAGAAGGCTGTACAGGCACCGATCACAGCAACCGTCATCATGGTTTCAGGAGAGCGGATAAACAGGTAGCTCATCCGGGCAATCATGTACACACCAGCGGTAACCATGGTAGCAGCATGGATCAGGGCGGAAACCGGTGTCGGGCCTTCCATCGCGTCCGGAAGCCAGGTATAGAGCGGAATCTGTGCCGACTTACCGGTTGCCCCCAGGAAGAAACAGAGGGTGATAATGGTTACCACGCCACCGGTAGGGAACAGATTGGCATTACTGGCCAGCTCGGTAAACTGGATGGTCCAGATACCGTGGTTCTGCCCCAGCCACCAGAACAGGGTGAAAGTACCCAGCAGGAAGCCAAAGTCGCCGACCCGGTTCATGACAAAGGCCTTCTTGCCGGCGTCACCTGCAGACTTCTTATGAAAGTAGTAGCCAATCAGCAGGTAGGAACAAAGACCAACACCTTCCCAGCCAACGAACATCAGCAACAGGTTGTTGCCAGTCACCAGCAGCAGCATGGAGAACACAAACAGGTTCAGGTACGCAAAGAAACGATAAAAGCCTTCCTCGCCATGCATGTAACCAATGGAGTAGATGTGGATCAAGGTACCGATACCGGTGACCACCAACAACATCAGACAAGAAAGTGGGTCGATCAGAAAGGCGATATCAGCATTAAAGGTGCCTGCCGTCATCCAGGTGAAGATTTTGACGTTTACTGACCGTTCTGCCGACGGTAGACCGATCAGCTTGATGAAGGTCATAACCGACACGATGAAGGAAGCAAATACGGCAAGAGCGCCGATGCTACCAATGACCGTCTCGTTCTTGATCTTTTTCCCCAAGAGACCGTTAATCAAGAAACCGATCAGGGGAAACAGTGGTATCAGCCACACATTGTCGAACATTGAGCTACTCCTTTATCTCGTCATTACAGGTTCAAATTCGGACTATTGCTTAGTGCTGCAAGCCGACTACCACTTCATCAGGTTGGCATCATCAATATCAATTGACTCGCGGTTATTGAAGAAGGCAATAAACAGGGCCAAGCCGACAGCAGCCTCAGCGGCAGCAACGGTCATAATAAAAAACACAAATATCTGACCGTCAAGGTTGCCAAGGTGGCGTGAAAAGGCGACAAAAGTCAGGTTAACAGCGTTCAGCATCAACTCAATGCACATAAAGACCACAATGGCATTTTTACGGGTAAGAA
Above is a window of Trichlorobacter lovleyi SZ DNA encoding:
- a CDS encoding IS5-like element ISGlo5 family transposase — translated: MRGTDVQNEALFAYVTPESFVPKDHPLRAIRSMADQALSEMSPLFDSMYADSGRSSIAPEKLLKAQLLMILFSIRSNRQLVEQIRYNFLYRWFLGMGLDDEIWDHSSFTKNHERLIGSDVAAEFLSRILAQAERKRLLSREHFTVDGTLIEAWASIKSFKPKDGPPSAGGGKNKSVDFKGKQLKNDTHSSSTDPNARLYRKGNTKEAKLCYQGHTLMENRNGLIVKTSVTTATGTGEREAAKAMIRQLPRTTRRITVGADKGYDTEGFVKELRQINVTPHVAQNNTRRKSGIDGRTTAHPNYSISQRIRKRIEEGFGWMKTIGRLRKTMYRGIEKIAWQLDLHAAAYNLVRMKNLGLGVT
- a CDS encoding helix-turn-helix transcriptional regulator translates to MEDRLVRVKELAQILSVSRSKIWDDVAKGKFPKPFKLSEKTTVWKMSAIQAHLESLGG
- a CDS encoding DUF4189 domain-containing protein, which codes for MPKRCLILFLVLFVLSPSISCARGAIAVDDSRGGGALIFAIVVGASSDNEAAKAALSKCISKGGTKCQVLQTFERCGAVSASNKSYGIGWGIRGRNARIMSLRNCGSDECSVVDNQCEDY
- a CDS encoding radical SAM/SPASM domain-containing protein, with product MASDYIPKWIAWETTQKCNLRCVHCRCSSESTSSEGDFTTDEGKRLLEEIAAFSKPVVVLSGGEPLMRPDIFELAEHGTSLGLRMCMATNGALVTDEVCHKMKQADIKMVSLSLDGSTAAVHDDFRQCVGAFEGVVRAADAFRRNGQKFLINSSFTKRNQHDIAETFKLAKSLGATAWYMFMIVPTGRGEEIMNELISKEDYEEILEWHYQQEKLEDDILMRPTCAPHYYRFVPQRAKQEGVKFERRSLTFSTGGGKGCIAAQSICLIDCFGNVKPCSYFHRVAGNVKTTPFREIWENSEIFKDLRDFKAYKGKCGECEFINVCGGCRARADAVYGDYMAEEPFCNYVPIRLQK
- a CDS encoding roadblock/LC7 domain-containing protein, with the protein product MSNSQMVMYDEEFQEINIVIERLLKDSNSKVIFLVDKNGQLISGVGETERFDTTSLASLTAGNIAATGGLAKLIGEKEFSILFHEGEKDNLHISIVGGRVILVVLFDNRSSLGLVRLRVKKASEELSVIFEKLMKKSDEKVKSGTSFPFAEITDDDIDNLFS
- a CDS encoding GTP-binding protein → MSFINYASREINCKIVYYGPGLCGKTTNLQHVYAKTAPEAKGKMISLATETERTLFFDFLPLALGEIRGFKTRFHLYTVPGQVFYDASRKLILKGVDGIVFVADSQEERMDANIESLDNLRHNLKEQGYDLDKLPYVVQYNKRDLPNAVSVDELRRELNPTNVPDFEACASTGEGVFETLKAVAKLILVDLKKGR
- a CDS encoding NADH-quinone oxidoreductase subunit N; its protein translation is MDINVAQLFQTINLNVIMPEVILSVLGMALLLVNVFVPSKSKGYLAWLSLIGIVGAGFAAVTGWGTTVSSFSDSVVLDNFAIFFKIIFLLAAGLAVLISDQYMSREECNHGELYPIILFTTVGMMLMAAATDLMTIFLGLELMSISLYVLAGFNRDSIKSNEAGMKYFLLGAFSTGFLLYGMALIYGVTGTTRVAKIASLVTQVGGASNTMLLIGMFLMLTGFLFKIAAAPFHMWTPDVYEGAPTPMTAFMSAGPKAAGFAAMLRLLLVAFPAMIADWSDLLWILAVLTMTVGNFTALRQDNIKRMLAYSSIAHAGYCLVGFASGTATGTSGILFYMLSYTFMNIGAFAVIVLVGKKGEPNGTVMDYAGLGHKRPLLALAMTVFMFSLAGMPPTAGFIGKFYLFSGAVQAGYIWLAIIGVLNSAASVYYYLRVIVYMYFKPGEEEFDWFNVTAPVALALVVSAAGSLIPGIIPSMILQFAQQAVKLI
- a CDS encoding NADH-quinone oxidoreductase subunit M, with the translated sequence MSNILSVMTFLPIVGVLLLLFIPKGSNGALRSVALVTTVVTFIASLPILTGYQTNAEYQFVENVPWIAAGPFAMRYNIGIDGISLWLVILTTFIMPIAVLSTWTAVEDKVKEYMICLLILETAMLGAFISLDLFLFYIFWELMLIPMYFMIGIWGGKNRLYATVKFFIYTLVGSLLMLVALIYLYFLGTKTGITDFSLVHFFDLKIDPATQTWLFAAFALAFAIKVPMFPVHTWLPDAHTEAPTAGSVILAAIMLKMGTYGFIRFAMPLFPEATHQFTPLIATLAVIGIIYAALVAMVQEDVKKLVAYSSVAHLGFVMLGLFALNEQGVTGALLQNLNHGISTGALFLIVGFIYERRHTRLITDFGGLSKQMPIFAVIFMIVTLSSVALPGTNGFVGEFLILVGGFESSLRWWTIVASSGVIFAAVYMLWMFQRVMFGELDNPKNQALLDLNAREIAIMVPLLVMIFVLGVYPNPFIEKMTPSIKKVIAHTRIEPVTTAKVAVPAVAPAAETAPADHAAPVQPVTEPAAAKPAAH
- the nuoL gene encoding NADH-quinone oxidoreductase subunit L; translation: MFDNVWLIPLFPLIGFLINGLLGKKIKNETVIGSIGALAVFASFIVSVMTFIKLIGLPSAERSVNVKIFTWMTAGTFNADIAFLIDPLSCLMLLVVTGIGTLIHIYSIGYMHGEEGFYRFFAYLNLFVFSMLLLVTGNNLLLMFVGWEGVGLCSYLLIGYYFHKKSAGDAGKKAFVMNRVGDFGFLLGTFTLFWWLGQNHGIWTIQFTELASNANLFPTGGVVTIITLCFFLGATGKSAQIPLYTWLPDAMEGPTPVSALIHAATMVTAGVYMIARMSYLFIRSPETMMTVAVIGACTAFFAATIGTAQNDIKRVLAYSTVSQLGYMFLAMGVGAFTAGVFHLMTHAFFKACLFLGSGAVIHSMHGALHHVHSHDDAQDMRNMGGLAKYMPMTYGTFLVATIAIAGIPGFSGFFSKDEILWQAFANPLHGGLNMLLWGLGACAALMTAFYMFRLVFMTFHGSCRIKPGAEKHLHESPMVIVFPLIVLAILSIVGGYIGLPKLIGDLFGGIPNYLEHYLEPVFANANAYIQAHTHHGHHSHALEWGLMGTSVVIAVVGISVAYLLYIASPEIPKKFTSAFPALHRAVYNKWYIDELYDFLIVNPCKALGRFLWKGFDVLVVDGIVNGVAHVVMAFGGVIRYMQTGQIYNYAWSMAFGVVVIIGYYLFK
- the nuoK gene encoding NADH-quinone oxidoreductase subunit NuoK; translated protein: MDNLSNYLIVSAVLFSIGTIGVLTRKNAIVVFMCIELMLNAVNLTFVAFSRHLGNLDGQIFVFFIMTVAAAEAAVGLALFIAFFNNRESIDIDDANLMKW